ggggggcaaagtcagcaatggcgACGTggaggggggggtaaaatgtgccccctcacctcaggctctggacccccctcccgccgaagtctggctacgcccctgattcagcgGCACCAACCAATTAAGTGCCCCTGAATGTCAGTGAATAACCCAAAACAAGCaatttatctggatagcaggtCGTTTCTGAAAAGtagcaaaaaaaaagggggtccaAAAATTCAaacacaacacagaaaaaaaaacaacccaaaagggCCATCAGGAATGAAACGATCAAGAGTCCTTTAATCCAGGGGATCCTAAACTTTTCCGGtttgctgcacccccccccccctccccaggtcacGTGGGTCTccacacacccccacacacagatctccctttccctgcagccccctcctttcACACCAGCACTTCCCTGCCTTccctaaatccagcatcgctcactaccttccttcctgcagatccaggatcgctgctgctTCATTCTCCATTCCCCGCCGCTGCTGCAGtgtttgcagcttacattttcgggctggCCACAATACACACAGGCACTCTGGGGCCCTCCCAGTCTGCcgcatctggccctctctgatgtaacttcctgttgcaagggccgggcgtggcagagggaagtccctgcagtgcctgtgtgaatcgcggacgGCTCACAAATTTAAGCtacaagcactgcagcggcggcggggaagaagcaggaagtggcAGATGCCGGACCTGctggaggggaaagtagggagcaaTGCGCagcggcacccctgagagtttgctgcggAGTACCAGGGTGTCgcagcgcacagtttgggaactgctgcttTATTCAAAAGACCCGAAACGGGTTGCGTTCTGGTGCTCATGCGCCTACAACAGGGGTCAAACACTTTTTGCGCAGACTTTTTGGCATTTCACATTCTGATCGTAGaatctactatttactactactactactactatttagcatttttaaagcgctacaaggcgtacacagcgctgcacatagaagaaagacagtccctgctcaaagagcttagaatctaatagacaaaaaataaagtaagcaaatcaaatcaattaatgtgaacgggaaggaagagaggagggtacgtggaggcgagtggttacgagtcaaaagcaatgttaaagaggtgggctttcaatctagatttaaaggtggccaaggatggggcaagacgtaggggctcaggaagattattccaggcgtagggtgcagcgagacagaaggcgcaaagtctactactatttgagattctacatggaatgttgctactactactactactactatttagcatttctatagcgctacaaggcgtacgcagcgctgcacaaacatagaagaaagacagtccctgctcaaagagcttacaatctaatagacaaaaaataaataaagtaagcaaatcaaatcaattaatgtgaacgggaaggaagagaggagggtaggtggaggcgagtggttacgagtcaaaagcaatgttaaagaggtgggctttcagtctagatttaaaggtggccaaggatggggcaagacgtaggggctcaggaagtttattccaggcgtagggtgcagcgagacagaaggcgcgaagtctggagttggcagtagtggagaagggaacagataagaaggatttatccatggagcagagtgcacgggaaggggtgtagggaaggacctgaggaaggcttgttgccaaaacacggaccgtgtagggtcctttATGCCAATAAACTTGTTCCACGCTCTTTCCTTCTGTTTGGGCCGGTCATTTGGACTGGGTTTCACTTCCACCCCTTGCTGCCGAACTTTACTCATTTTTCACCCTCATTTTGAAACCTTCAATACACAGAACTGTGTTTAGCTCCTGCAGAATGCGTACCTggtctgacacccccccccccaatcaccaccATCCAATGCCGCCAAGAGACGAAGCCGGACCCAGGGCAAACATGGGCCCCCCATACCTTTATAAACAGCAGTTCTAGGTCGGCAGCCAATAACTGATACACCCTGCTCCcgccagccccacagccttccctcccgTGTTCCCACctatacggaaacaggaaattgcctCACAGGGAAGGCTGTGCACTGTGCAACAGTTGCTGGCTGCTTATTCTCCCTGCTAACGAAGAGCTGATGTGGGGAAAGGCACATGGAGGGCCTTGATTTTTACAAAAACGAATCGATTCGAATAGCGAATCGGAGAGCACTAGCACCAGGCCCTcagaggccaggcccagggaatcttgccaaTCAtatcggcggccctgcccccccacctccaAGCACCTTCAGATTCTATCCACCTAAGTAAACTCAGAAAAATAAGACGTCGCATTTCCTGCAGCAGTGTTGCCCCgtttgttacatagtaacatagtagatgacggcagaaaaaagacctgtacggtccatccagcctgcccaacaagataaactcttatgtgctactttttatttgtacctgtcctcttcagggcacagaccgtataagtctgccccgcactgtcCCCTCCTCCGAACGCTGGTAAATTACCTGGAAAATACAACGaattgaaaatagaaaatgaacagCCCtgatttttattgaactaacagaGGAAGAATTTGCTAAAGATGACACCGTGACAGAGCTTTCAGGATGGCCCCGACACACATACAATCCCTTCCTGCCATGGGGCTGGTCCACCAACTTTTCCAGGGATTTGTTCTGAGCTGGGAGATAAGAGCCTGTGCTGTATTTACAAGACTACCTGGACCCCCTCATCCACCTGTCTGCTCTAGAGATGGACCAAATCCACATGTCCTCGTTCTCTCCTCCTTAAAAATGTACTGTTGCGGTTCTAGCTTGGTTCTCTCCTCACGTccgaggccctgatgctcaacgTCTGGCCAAAATGTCAGTCTACAAGAGCAAGATGTAGCGCTTGGCCAGAGAGACACCCTTGGACCGTGGGGTCttgttccaggggcgtagctacgggtgggcctggatgggcccaggcccgcccagtttgggctcaggcccatccagagaaGACTCCCAACACCTCCGTCACCGACGTGTCTCCtcacaccctctcccacccccaccgtagCGCTTCCCTTtaacgctatcggcgctgcctcctcacctcacagtctccgtttTCCACCCCCACAGCAGcacttgcaatttgctatcgtcggcgcgctgcctgccacagCTGACAGACGCAGCGTGACGCCctactccgggaccttccctctgccgcgtgcgttccaccctgcataaacaggaagttgaattagcgcggcagagagaaggccccggagcaggacgtcgtgcCGCGTCTCTCAGCTGTGTCAGGCAGCGCCgacgatagcaaattgcaagcgctgcagcGGGGGTAGGacacggagactgtgaggtgaggaggcactggacttgcaggggggaAGTTGCATGGAAAGGGAGAcggagagctgctggatttgcaggggggaaggggagaggagctgcaTATGTGggcgggtgggggtggagggaaaggggagagatgtGGACCATGTGGAGAGTAAGGTAGAGGTCTAgcatggagtggggtagggacagagcatgggtgcccacccatccaacctgctggcccacccaaaaattgctttctggctacgccactgtagacttgttctagacccccccccccccccccccccccactccgaaCAGAGCACTGATTTGAGGTTTCCGCTAGTATAGTATAGTGAACATCATGGCCAACCAGCAGGCCCTGAGCTAAATGCTACGCTCTCCCTCGGAATTATATCTGAATTTGAATATTTATTCCTGCTCTGTGCACCGATTTTTCTTTGTGATTTACAACTGTGTTTTTCTTTAAATGTCTCATTTTCATTCTGATGAGCATCTCTCCTTAGTTCTTCCCTTTGTCAAAGTTAACTATGTTTCTACGAATGACCTTTACCAGGAAGTTGGTCTAAAATTATATCAGACTTCTCTAAGAAGCAGAATGTTAATTGGCGCCACCTAGTGGAGACATgaccaaaggggcccttttactaaaacttactGGTAGATGCACCAAAGTCCCGGTAAAAAAACTGAtcgctatttccaccttggtaaaaattaccgagTTGGAAATAATGAAAGTTGCTcaaaagaaaagggatggaaatgaGCAGCTCAGCAAGGGGGAAGCCAATCAGTCACCCCAGCATGCGCAAAACAGCCAATCAccaagcgtggctgctctgcttATGCTACAGATGTCTTTCATAGACacatacaagctgcatgtatgaaagcagtatgtagctttttatttttcaaaccttttttttatcgCCACCAGCTGTCTCCTCTGCAACACTCACTTTCCTGCAGCCAGTCCTACCTAATCTGATGTGTGACCCtcagcagcagtacagccaggGAGCTGGTGTTGACTCTGCAAgcaggcagggagggaagcaAGGGAGAGCGAGGCGAAGGAGAGAGCGAAGGACTGTGCCTGCATGCTTGGCgagcaggggggtgggggcttgCCCTAGAGATGCCGCAGTTCTCCTCAGCCATCCAGACAGCTGCTATTTCAGGGGGTAATGGTAccaacagctcctgaccacccgtaAAAATTTCATCTTAAAGATAGgcggtcctttctgtgcatcactagGAAAATGGCTAGCATCACtctgaatgcacatttgaatagtaattagctcattaaaataactttgcatacaattatcattagctgctaccatgacaggaaaagagtCTGCACAACCCCTTTTTGCATGTCTTGCTGGAGTCCGTGCTCACTTAACCGGCTACAACCAGTATAAAAAGCACGTTACTGGCTCATTAAGGGCCCCAGTATGCACCAACGGTCATTAAAGCATGCTAAATGTttcacatcctattttataccttttGGCCACGTGGAGTTCCTTGGGGAGCAATTAAAGGATCGGCCTGAACAATCCAAACCAAATCCAGCGATACTGTAACTGCAATACACAGGGGAGTGAAATAGAGAGCAGAGCATATCATTCAGCGGTCACTGGTTGGTGAATGCAGCCACCAAACCAGTAATCAATAAATGGGAAGAAGACCCACTCTTctgttaaaaatatataattcatccattacaaaaaagaaaaaaaatctctaacaGCAATTGTTAACCAGAAAACATAGTCAAATTGAATAACAGTATCTCGCTCCCTTCCCCCAACTAATTAATCCAGCATTTATGCTAACAGATAGGAACAGAATCAATCTCTGGCATCACAATTTGATTAAAGAACCATAAGCTGGTTCCAAGTCACTAGGGCTTTACCCTTAATGGTACACGGTCTCGTGGTCACTGACCTACATTCTTTAACAAGGGAACATTTAAACACCCCTTCCCAAACAGCACAATGACACCATGACAATGCTCTGCTCGGAGGTCGGAGTTCACCATCGCATGAACTGCAGCCTACGCTCCAAGCCTGAGACAGAGAAGGACCAGTCCACGTGTGTTGTGTGGTAAAACCCAGGACCAGAGCAGCGTGTCTGAGGACAGTGGAGCCCTCCCCATGACTTACTAAGGTAAGCCCATCCCCATGACTCAGACTCTGGTGATTAAATCAGTTAAAATGTATTAAGACAGTGTGTCCGCTAGAAGCTGCTTCAGCCAGAGTCCAAGGTGTCAGCCTGGCTGGGCTTGTCTTGTGGTCTGGTTGCCCCTTTCTCCTGCGACTTGCCCCGTGACACACAGTGCTTCTTGAAGACAGCCTGCCACAGTGCCGTGTACTGCTTATTGCTTAACCCCAGGATGACTGGGATGACGGCAGCACTGCCGCTGCCCACGCAAGTCAAGATGATGAATGTGAGCCGGCTTATTTCATACTGCTCCATTGCCAGCACAGAGACGTGCAGGCAGGCGATATAGGGGACCCAGCACACCAGGAATATCAGCGAGACGCTGGCGATGCACTTGGCGTATCTCAGGTCCATTTGCTTCTCTAGCGTTAAGGCACCTTCTCTTTGAACAGACCTGTGGAGCTTCTTAATGTCCTGCAGCTGCCTTCTTGCGACAGACAGAACTTTTATCGTAAGGAAGGTAATGGCCAAGATGGATGGGATCAGAAAGCCATATATTTCCAAGTACAAGAAGGCATTGGGGAACACGTGTGCATAAGAGCAAGTAGAATTCTCCCCCCACTGGTTCCAGCCAAAGACAGGCAAGCAGGAGAACACCAATGGAACCGTCCACACCAACAGCAAGGGCAGAGGCACAAATCGATGAACCCAAAAGCTTCGGTAACGCAATGGATAGATGATGCAGAGATATTTCTCATAGTGCACCATCAAGAGGTTGGACAAGAAGGACAGAAAGAAAAAGTTGGGGGAGATGTACACAAAGAGGCAGCTGTGGTAGTCCAGATCCTTGCAGAACTTCATACGAGGGATGAAGGGCAAGGCTACGCCAGTGAGAAAATCGGCAAAGAGCAAACTGAGGAAGAAGTAGTTGGCAGTGTCGTGGAGCTTCCTGTTGAAGATGATCCCAACGATAATGAAAAGGTTGGCCAGGATGATGAAGGCAGAGAGGGGTGTTGAGAGGTAAAAGATGAGGTTTCTCTGGAAACGTTCCCCATCTTGGTCTGAACAGTTCTCCATCCTGAGTCCTTGCAAGCCGAGGAAGTCACTTTGAGATCACCAAGACTGTTGGGGCAAGAGTTATCTTCAGAAGACGGCACTGCACACCAAAAGGTCTGATGTCAGAATTCCACTAAGCATCCCAGGAAAATTCAGCCACTCGCTGGTTAGCCACGGATACAGGTCCAGGACAACTACAACAGAAGGAATGGGAGAAAATGAATTAATTAATAACAACTCAAACCACAGGACTGTAAAACCTGGAGACACAAGTTCCAGCCTCACCTCCACTGTTTATGCTCTGACTTTTCGCACATCACTTAACTTccttgcataggagccaactctgtgggtgctgtgggtgcttgagcacccccaatattgacaaAATGTCTTGTATACGTCCAGGAaggagttatttccactgggcttagcgcacccccaataattttgaaaagttggctcccatgcttCCTTGTGCTTGAACTCAGATTGTCTGAGCACAGGGGATGTTACATGTTTCTTGGTCACCAGTAATTACACTGCTAAGTTAACTAGATGACTGTCTTTCTGCCACTTAGAACAGTTTAGGTTTGATCCCATTTTACCTCTGGGACTTGCATTCCAATGTGAGCCTCAGAGTAACACCAGGAGTGGATTAGTTTTTCTCTAATGACATGGAGCCATCTGGTAACTCTACAAAAGCTCCTTGTGCTGTTGAAAGCTTCCATGTTGAATCCCTGTTAGGAAGTAGGTgatgactttatttatttatttatttgtagcatttataccccgctctttcccgctcgatagcaggttcagtgcggcttactggtatggtacaaagtaacacagagttaatACAATGTATGAAACAAAGTATCAGAGATGACATTATTACATAGAGTAGACAATAGTAAGGaatgtggggaaaggattggtgTTTGGTTAATACTAGTGTTGTGGAGTGAGGTTCGAGAGTTAGGatggttcatttgggtaggcttgtttgaagaggtaagtcttgcAGGGGCATTGTCAAGATGGTATCTAAGTCGAACTTTGGACGTtgtgctaaaaacatccaaaattcaagtgggaaacacagccatttttgaaatagaaaaacatctatctttttttccccaaaatggctatttcctagatgctttttgtgctctgtgtgtttatcttttaggtccattttcgggggggaaaaaaaaaagaaaaaaattcaagtgaaaaacacacaaaatcaattcattgggatgtaggaggagccagcattcttagtagactggccacacagacatcccaggaaagcaatggggcaccctagggggcactgctgaggacatcatataaatgctcccaggaacacatctcaccgttgctcccttatcctgtctgctgagtcctccaaaaatcactacccccaactgtacactactacaatagcccttaggaGTGAAGGGCAaaggagccaactctgtgagtgctatgggtgcttgagcacccccaatattaagaaattTTCTTGTATGtctccagggaggggttatttccattgggcttagcacccccaataattgtgaaaagttggctcctatggtgaaggggatacctatatgtgggtacaatggatttctggtgagttttggagggctcatagtttccgccacaagtgtaacaggtaggggatggtatgggcctgggtctacctgtctgcattgcactgcacccaccactagactacttcagggacctgcatgctactctaatggacctggctataacatccgaggctgtcatagaagctggtgagtactatttttactcacatttattgggggggggggcagaccactgggggagtaaggggagttatggaccaagaaagggatctgggtgttgtcgtcgataatacactgaaaccttctgctcagtgtgctgctgtggctaggaaagcgaatagaatgttgggtattatcaggaaaggtatggaaaacaggtgtgaggatgttataatggcgttgtatcgctccatggtacgaccgcaccttgagtattgtgttcaattctggtcgccgtatctcaagaaagatatagtagaattggaaaaggtgcagcaaagggcgactaaaatgatagcggggatg
The genomic region above belongs to Microcaecilia unicolor chromosome 7, aMicUni1.1, whole genome shotgun sequence and contains:
- the GPBAR1 gene encoding G-protein coupled bile acid receptor 1 produces the protein MENCSDQDGERFQRNLIFYLSTPLSAFIILANLFIIVGIIFNRKLHDTANYFFLSLLFADFLTGVALPFIPRMKFCKDLDYHSCLFVYISPNFFFLSFLSNLLMVHYEKYLCIIYPLRYRSFWVHRFVPLPLLLVWTVPLVFSCLPVFGWNQWGENSTCSYAHVFPNAFLYLEIYGFLIPSILAITFLTIKVLSVARRQLQDIKKLHRSVQREGALTLEKQMDLRYAKCIASVSLIFLVCWVPYIACLHVSVLAMEQYEISRLTFIILTCVGSGSAAVIPVILGLSNKQYTALWQAVFKKHCVSRGKSQEKGATRPQDKPSQADTLDSG